Proteins encoded together in one Hevea brasiliensis isolate MT/VB/25A 57/8 chromosome 16, ASM3005281v1, whole genome shotgun sequence window:
- the LOC131174481 gene encoding NDR1/HIN1-like protein 6 — translation MTDGQKIHPTGDVEALPTSPLVPPGSAISDKATTHPPSRPLPPPQLRTNFPAAIHSATEAPKTRRSCCCKCICWTIGIIFLALIVISAIIGILYLIFQPKIPKYSVDSLKISDLRLTFDMSLYAEFDVKITANNPNKKIGIYYEKGGSLRVWYGDSELCAGSIPKFYQGHRNVTKLDVSLSGQTQYGRSLMSALQEQQQTGRIPLDLKVEAPVSVKLGRLKLRKVRIFGDCILLVDSLSTDNFISIKARNCKFRLKL, via the coding sequence ATGACAGATGGCCAGAAAATTCACCCTACGGGGGATGTGGAAGCACTTCCAACTTCACCATTGGTGCCTCCAGGTTCAGCGATTTCAGACAAAGCTACTACTCACCCTCCTTCACGACCACTGCCACCACCACAATTACGTACCAATTTTCCGGCTGCAATCCACAGTGCTACAGAAGCACCAAAGACGAGAAGAAGCTGTTGCTGCAAGTGCATATGTTGGACAATAGGCATTATTTTCCTTGCATTAATTGTTATCAGTGCCATTATCGGCATTCTCTACCTTATTTTCCAACCCAAAATTCCCAAGTACTCTGTTGACAGCTTGAAAATAAGTGATCTAAGGCTGACTTTCGACATGTCCCTTTATGCTGAATTTGATGTCAAGATCACAGCTAATAACCCAAACAAGAAAATAGGAATTTACTATGAGAAAGGTGGAAGTTTGAGGGTTTGGTATGGAGACTCTGAGCTCTGTGCAGGGTCTATACCAAAATTCTACCAAGGTCACAGGAACGTAACGAAGCTGGATGTAAGCTTGAGCGGGCAGACGCAGTATGGAAGAAGTTTGATGAGTGCATTGCAAGAGCAACAACAAACAGGAAGAATTCCACTGGACCTTAAAGTTGAAGCACCTGTGTCTGTTAAACTTGGAAGGTTGAAGCTAAGGAAGGTGAGGATCTTTGGGGATTGCATTTTGCTGGTGGATAGCTTATCTACCGATAATTTTATTAGCATTAAAGCTAGAAATTGCAAATTTAGATTGAAGCTCTga